Genomic DNA from Deltaproteobacteria bacterium:
TCCTGGTGGTGGATGATTTCCCGACCATGCGGAAGATCATCATGAACCTGCTCAAGCAGCTCGGCTTCAAAAAGATCAAGGAAGCCGAAAATGGTGAGCATGCCCTGTCCGTTCTCCGGGCGGATCATGTCGATTTTGTCATTACGGACTGGAACATGCCGAAGATGAGCGGGATCGATCTGTTGAAATCGATCCGGGCCGATACCGGTCTCAAGTCGATGCCGGTTC
This window encodes:
- a CDS encoding response regulator, with the translated sequence MMNTDIDVLVVDDFPTMRKIIMNLLKQLGFKKIKEAENGEHALSVLRADHVDFVITDWNMPKMSGIDLLKSIRADTGLKSMPV